A region from the Lolium perenne isolate Kyuss_39 chromosome 4, Kyuss_2.0, whole genome shotgun sequence genome encodes:
- the LOC127295435 gene encoding zinc finger CCCH domain-containing protein 22 isoform X2 gives MDAYEATKVVFSRIQALDPDHAAKIMGFLLVQDHGEKEMIRLAFGPELLLQSVMAKARRELGLLPASAGTGSPLQLSRQNSGRGGAPSPLSVSSPSSWAQAPAFSRSNGFAEGMAGAGEEMLMSPVNGGAAPFFSRAGNTPVDDFQQQQEELAFQSDAGMNPFRTFDGGECRSPGPGDGGMFPYGLGWANGDVPGHRRSASANEACLAGDGFGWKPCLYYARGFCKNGSGCRFVHAGGLPDDDASLAAAAEQQQQQCQDFLLRSRSQRLGHTAFPYSPTGSLPGSPSAASKCLSFLLQQQHNDNQRAAAALMLGGGDDAHKFMGRPRLDRADFASIMNPGSRQIYLTFPADSTFREEDVSGYFSMYGPVHDVRIPYQQKRMFGFVTFMHPETVRLILAKGNPHFICDARVLVKPYKEKGKIPDKYRKQGDFSGCTTPTGLDGRDPFDLHQLGGRMLQHSNSANELMMRRKLEDEQQAAEFQHAVELQSRRLMSLQLLDLKSRVAAAAAASTAMTPTTTVANASTTTSQPGASTAVESQPDSDQQLNGSNFCANEGGNKEESTDDANRNTDSDQSGDHDLPESPFTSSTKSATLTQDGDVAGDGCSSSHNGVCTGANAGGGTNHILPSALDIPSPRPYFFPMSRLSSDHGAIGM, from the exons ATGGACGCCTACGAGGCCACCAAGGTGGTCTTCTCCCGGATCCAGGCGCTGGACCCGGACCACGCCGCCAAGATCATGGGCTTCCTGCTCGTCCAGGACCACGGCGAGAAGGAGATGATACGCCTCGCCTTCGGCCCCGAGCTGCtgctccagagcgtcatggccaaGGCGCGCAGGGAGCTCGGCCTGCTCCCGGCGTCCGCCGGCACCGGCTCGCCGCTCCAGCTCTCGCGGCAGAACTCCGGCCGCGGCGGCGCGCCGTCCCCTCTCTCGGTGTCCTCGCCGTCGTCGTGGGCCCAGGCGCCGGCCTTCTCGAGGAGCAATGGCTTCGCGGAGGGCATGGCGGGGGCTGGCGAGGAGATGTTGATGAGCCCGGTGAACGGCGGCGCGGCGCCGTTCTTCTCTCGTGCCGGGAACACGCCCGTGGATGACTTCCAGCAGCAGCAGGAGGAGCTCGCGTTCCAGAGCGACGCGGGTATGAACCCGTTCCGGACCTTCGACGGCGGGGAGTGCCGGAGCCCCGGCCCAGGCGACGGCGGCATGTTCCCGTACGGCCTCGGCTGGGCCAACGGCGACGTCCCCGGGCACCGCCGCAGCGCGTCGGCGAACGAGGCCTGCCTCGCCGGCGACGGCTTCGGCTGGAAGCCGTGCCTGTACTACGCGCGCGGGTTCTGCAAGAACGGCAGCGGCTGCAGGTTCGTCCACGCCGGTGGCCTCCCCGACGACGACGCCTCGCTCGCCGCTGCCgccgagcagcagcagcagcagtgcCAGGATTTCCTTCTCCGTTCCAGGAGCCAGCGCCTCGGCCACACCGCCTTCCCCTACTCCCCCACGGGCTCCCTCCCCGGCTCCCCGTCCGCCGCCAGCAAGTGCCTCAGCTTCTTGCTGCAGCAACAGCACAACGACAACCAAAG AGCGGCGGCCGCGCTGATGctgggcggcggcgacgacgcgcACAAGTTCATGGGCCGCCCGCGCCTGGACCGCGCCGATTTCGCCAGCATCATGAACCCGGGATCGCGCCAGATTTACCTCACCTTCCCGGCCGACAGCACCTTCCGCGAGGAGGACGTCTCCGGTTACTTCAG CATGTACGGCCCGGTCCACGACGTGCGCATCCCCTACCAGCAGAAGCGCATGTTCGGCTTCGTCACCTTCATGCACCCGGAGACGGTGCGCCTCATCCTGGCCAAGGGCAACCCGCACTTCATCTGCGACGCTCGCGTGCTCGTCAAGCCCTACAAGGAGAAGGGCAAGATCCCCGACAAGTACAG GAAGCAAGGTGACTTCTCCGGCTGCACAACACCAACCGGGCTAGACGGCAGGGACCCATTCGATCTGCATCAATTAG GTGGGAGGATGCTGCAGCACTCCAACAGCGCGAACGAGCTGATGATGCGGCGGAAGCTTGAAGACGAGCAGCAAGCTGCCGAGTTCCAGCACGCCGTTGAGCTCCAAAGCCGCCGTCTCATGAGTCTCCAGCTGCTCGACCTGAAATCTCGCGTCGCAGCGGCAGCCGCAGCCTCAACAGCAATGACGCCGACAACCACCGTTGCCaatgcctccaccaccaccagccAGCCCGGAGCAAGCACCGCGGTTGAGTCGCAGCCTGATTCTG ATCAGCAACTGAATGGGAGCAATTTCTGTGCCAACGAAGGAGGCAACAAGGAGGAATCGACGGACGATGCAAACCGCAACACAGATAGTGACCAAAG CGGGGATCACGACTTGCCGGAAAGCCCATTCACATCCTCAACCAAGTCGGCCACACTCACTCAAGACGGCGACGTCGCCGGTGATGGCTGCAGTTCATCCCATAACGGCGTCTGCACCGGCGCCAATGCAGGTGGTGGCACTAACCATATACTGCCCTCAGCATTGGATATTCCTTCTCCGAGGCCCTACTTCTTCCCCATGTCCAG GCTGTCCTCCGATCACGGAGCAATCGGGATGTGA
- the LOC127295435 gene encoding zinc finger CCCH domain-containing protein 22 isoform X1, translated as MDAYEATKVVFSRIQALDPDHAAKIMGFLLVQDHGEKEMIRLAFGPELLLQSVMAKARRELGLLPASAGTGSPLQLSRQNSGRGGAPSPLSVSSPSSWAQAPAFSRSNGFAEGMAGAGEEMLMSPVNGGAAPFFSRAGNTPVDDFQQQQEELAFQSDAGMNPFRTFDGGECRSPGPGDGGMFPYGLGWANGDVPGHRRSASANEACLAGDGFGWKPCLYYARGFCKNGSGCRFVHAGGLPDDDASLAAAAEQQQQQCQDFLLRSRSQRLGHTAFPYSPTGSLPGSPSAASKCLSFLLQQQHNDNQRAAAALMLGGGDDAHKFMGRPRLDRADFASIMNPGSRQIYLTFPADSTFREEDVSGYFSMYGPVHDVRIPYQQKRMFGFVTFMHPETVRLILAKGNPHFICDARVLVKPYKEKGKIPDKYRKQGDFSGCTTPTGLDGRDPFDLHQLGGRMLQHSNSANELMMRRKLEDEQQAAEFQHAVELQSRRLMSLQLLDLKSRVAAAAAASTAMTPTTTVANASTTTSQPGASTAVESQPDSADQQLNGSNFCANEGGNKEESTDDANRNTDSDQSGDHDLPESPFTSSTKSATLTQDGDVAGDGCSSSHNGVCTGANAGGGTNHILPSALDIPSPRPYFFPMSRLSSDHGAIGM; from the exons ATGGACGCCTACGAGGCCACCAAGGTGGTCTTCTCCCGGATCCAGGCGCTGGACCCGGACCACGCCGCCAAGATCATGGGCTTCCTGCTCGTCCAGGACCACGGCGAGAAGGAGATGATACGCCTCGCCTTCGGCCCCGAGCTGCtgctccagagcgtcatggccaaGGCGCGCAGGGAGCTCGGCCTGCTCCCGGCGTCCGCCGGCACCGGCTCGCCGCTCCAGCTCTCGCGGCAGAACTCCGGCCGCGGCGGCGCGCCGTCCCCTCTCTCGGTGTCCTCGCCGTCGTCGTGGGCCCAGGCGCCGGCCTTCTCGAGGAGCAATGGCTTCGCGGAGGGCATGGCGGGGGCTGGCGAGGAGATGTTGATGAGCCCGGTGAACGGCGGCGCGGCGCCGTTCTTCTCTCGTGCCGGGAACACGCCCGTGGATGACTTCCAGCAGCAGCAGGAGGAGCTCGCGTTCCAGAGCGACGCGGGTATGAACCCGTTCCGGACCTTCGACGGCGGGGAGTGCCGGAGCCCCGGCCCAGGCGACGGCGGCATGTTCCCGTACGGCCTCGGCTGGGCCAACGGCGACGTCCCCGGGCACCGCCGCAGCGCGTCGGCGAACGAGGCCTGCCTCGCCGGCGACGGCTTCGGCTGGAAGCCGTGCCTGTACTACGCGCGCGGGTTCTGCAAGAACGGCAGCGGCTGCAGGTTCGTCCACGCCGGTGGCCTCCCCGACGACGACGCCTCGCTCGCCGCTGCCgccgagcagcagcagcagcagtgcCAGGATTTCCTTCTCCGTTCCAGGAGCCAGCGCCTCGGCCACACCGCCTTCCCCTACTCCCCCACGGGCTCCCTCCCCGGCTCCCCGTCCGCCGCCAGCAAGTGCCTCAGCTTCTTGCTGCAGCAACAGCACAACGACAACCAAAG AGCGGCGGCCGCGCTGATGctgggcggcggcgacgacgcgcACAAGTTCATGGGCCGCCCGCGCCTGGACCGCGCCGATTTCGCCAGCATCATGAACCCGGGATCGCGCCAGATTTACCTCACCTTCCCGGCCGACAGCACCTTCCGCGAGGAGGACGTCTCCGGTTACTTCAG CATGTACGGCCCGGTCCACGACGTGCGCATCCCCTACCAGCAGAAGCGCATGTTCGGCTTCGTCACCTTCATGCACCCGGAGACGGTGCGCCTCATCCTGGCCAAGGGCAACCCGCACTTCATCTGCGACGCTCGCGTGCTCGTCAAGCCCTACAAGGAGAAGGGCAAGATCCCCGACAAGTACAG GAAGCAAGGTGACTTCTCCGGCTGCACAACACCAACCGGGCTAGACGGCAGGGACCCATTCGATCTGCATCAATTAG GTGGGAGGATGCTGCAGCACTCCAACAGCGCGAACGAGCTGATGATGCGGCGGAAGCTTGAAGACGAGCAGCAAGCTGCCGAGTTCCAGCACGCCGTTGAGCTCCAAAGCCGCCGTCTCATGAGTCTCCAGCTGCTCGACCTGAAATCTCGCGTCGCAGCGGCAGCCGCAGCCTCAACAGCAATGACGCCGACAACCACCGTTGCCaatgcctccaccaccaccagccAGCCCGGAGCAAGCACCGCGGTTGAGTCGCAGCCTGATTCTG CAGATCAGCAACTGAATGGGAGCAATTTCTGTGCCAACGAAGGAGGCAACAAGGAGGAATCGACGGACGATGCAAACCGCAACACAGATAGTGACCAAAG CGGGGATCACGACTTGCCGGAAAGCCCATTCACATCCTCAACCAAGTCGGCCACACTCACTCAAGACGGCGACGTCGCCGGTGATGGCTGCAGTTCATCCCATAACGGCGTCTGCACCGGCGCCAATGCAGGTGGTGGCACTAACCATATACTGCCCTCAGCATTGGATATTCCTTCTCCGAGGCCCTACTTCTTCCCCATGTCCAG GCTGTCCTCCGATCACGGAGCAATCGGGATGTGA